A single region of the Enterobacter cloacae complex sp. R_G8 genome encodes:
- the csiE gene encoding stationary phase inducible protein CsiE, with protein MMTTLEIPSVLSSSQRRCQVLLMLYLPDAAVTAQSIIAANGVDDAMARQDIAETRDEIQRYHRLDIVTHHDGSYRIEGSVLNQRLCLLHWLRRALRLCPQFVSHQFTPALKTALKQQGIARPLYDDTNLRALISFCSRKLQRPFDCRDVQFLQLFLQYCLIQHHLGNTPQFSPVQRNWTQSRGEYFAAQEIVRHWKRRVPQGTHSDEQLFLALLFMMLRTPDPVLDRHQQDQRLRRAIVRMIARFRAQTGMNFSDEQGLTDQLYIHLAQALDRSLFEIGIDNSLPEEIHRLYPRLLRTTKEALFELEAEFGLRFSDEEMSLVAVIFGAWLMQESDLHEKQVVLLTGEDKSCEEVIEQQLRELTLLPLNVRYLTLQAFQKEGAPREAALVITPYPTALPLFSPPLIHAVESLNAQQQEHIRAMLES; from the coding sequence ATGATGACAACGCTTGAAATTCCATCTGTGCTTTCCAGTTCGCAGCGCCGCTGCCAGGTGCTTTTGATGCTTTACCTGCCCGATGCTGCCGTCACCGCACAGAGCATAATCGCAGCCAACGGCGTGGACGACGCCATGGCACGGCAAGATATAGCCGAGACGCGCGATGAAATCCAGCGCTATCACCGGCTGGACATCGTCACGCACCATGACGGCAGCTACCGGATTGAAGGTTCGGTCCTGAATCAGCGTTTATGTTTGCTGCACTGGTTGCGCAGGGCGCTCCGCCTGTGCCCGCAGTTTGTTTCGCATCAGTTTACCCCGGCGCTTAAAACCGCGCTTAAACAGCAGGGCATTGCGCGTCCGCTTTATGACGATACCAATCTGCGGGCGTTGATCAGCTTCTGTTCGCGGAAGCTACAGCGCCCCTTTGACTGCCGCGACGTGCAGTTTTTACAGCTCTTTTTGCAGTACTGTCTGATCCAGCATCATCTCGGCAATACGCCGCAGTTTTCCCCTGTTCAACGCAACTGGACGCAATCGCGAGGGGAATACTTCGCGGCGCAGGAAATCGTGCGTCACTGGAAGCGCCGCGTGCCGCAGGGGACCCACAGCGACGAACAACTGTTCCTCGCGCTGCTGTTTATGATGCTGCGTACGCCCGACCCGGTGCTCGATAGACATCAGCAGGATCAACGTTTGCGCCGGGCCATTGTGCGCATGATTGCCCGTTTTCGGGCACAGACGGGGATGAACTTCAGTGATGAACAAGGGCTGACCGATCAGCTGTATATTCATCTGGCGCAGGCGCTGGATCGTTCGCTGTTTGAAATCGGCATCGACAATAGTCTGCCTGAAGAGATTCACCGCCTTTATCCCCGCCTGTTGCGTACCACCAAAGAGGCGCTGTTTGAGCTGGAAGCGGAGTTTGGTCTGCGTTTTTCCGATGAAGAGATGAGTCTGGTGGCGGTGATTTTTGGTGCCTGGCTGATGCAGGAGTCCGATCTGCATGAAAAACAGGTAGTGTTGCTAACCGGAGAGGATAAATCCTGTGAGGAGGTGATTGAACAGCAGCTGCGCGAGTTAACGCTGCTGCCGCTCAATGTTCGCTATCTGACGCTGCAGGCTTTTCAGAAAGAGGGAGCCCCGCGCGAAGCGGCGCTGGTCATTACCCCTTATCCTACCGCCCTGCCCCTGTTCTCGCCACCGCTGATCCACGCCGTTGAATCGCTGAATGCGCAGCAGCAAGAACATATTCGCGCCATGCTGGAATCATAG
- the suhB gene encoding inositol-1-monophosphatase, with the protein MHPMLTIAVRAARKAGNVIAKHYETPDSVETSQKGSNDFVTNVDKAAEAIIIETIRKSYPQHTIITEESGEHEGTDQDVQWVIDPLDGTTNFVKRLPHFSVSIAVRIKGRTEVAVVYDPMRNELFTATRGQGAQLNGYRLRCSNARDLDGTILATGFPFKAKQHATTYMNILGKLFTECADFRRTGSAALDLAYVATGRVDGYFELALKPWDFAAGELIAREAGALVCDFTGGHNYMSTGNIVAGNPRVVKAMLANMRDELSDALKR; encoded by the coding sequence ATGCATCCGATGCTGACCATCGCCGTGCGCGCAGCGCGCAAGGCGGGTAATGTAATTGCCAAACACTACGAAACGCCAGACTCCGTAGAAACCAGCCAGAAAGGCAGCAATGATTTCGTGACTAACGTCGATAAAGCCGCAGAAGCGATTATTATCGAAACGATCCGCAAATCTTACCCACAGCACACCATCATCACCGAAGAAAGCGGTGAACATGAAGGTACCGATCAGGATGTTCAATGGGTTATCGATCCACTGGATGGCACCACCAACTTCGTCAAACGCCTGCCACACTTCTCTGTGTCTATCGCAGTACGCATTAAAGGCCGTACTGAAGTCGCCGTTGTTTATGATCCAATGCGTAACGAACTGTTCACCGCTACCCGCGGTCAGGGCGCGCAGCTGAACGGTTACCGTCTGCGCTGCAGCAACGCACGCGATCTGGACGGCACCATTCTGGCGACCGGTTTCCCGTTCAAGGCGAAACAGCACGCGACCACGTATATGAATATCCTCGGCAAACTGTTCACCGAATGCGCGGACTTCCGCCGCACCGGTTCTGCCGCGCTGGATCTGGCCTACGTGGCGACCGGTCGCGTTGACGGTTACTTCGAACTGGCGCTGAAGCCGTGGGACTTTGCTGCGGGCGAGCTGATCGCGCGTGAAGCAGGCGCACTGGTATGCGATTTCACCGGCGGTCACAACTATATGTCTACCGGCAACATCGTTGCAGGTAACCCACGCGTTGTTAAAGCCATGCTGGCAAACATGCGTGATGAACTGAGCGATGCGCTGAAGCGTTAA
- the glnB gene encoding nitrogen regulatory protein P-II translates to MKKIDAIIKPFKLDDVREALAEVGITGMTVTEVKGFGRQKGHTELYRGAEYMVDFLPKVKIEIVVSDDIVDTCVDTIIRTAQTGKIGDGKIFVFDVARVIRIRTGEEDDAAI, encoded by the coding sequence ATGAAAAAGATTGATGCGATTATTAAACCTTTCAAACTGGATGATGTACGTGAAGCGCTGGCGGAAGTGGGCATCACCGGGATGACCGTGACTGAAGTGAAAGGTTTTGGTCGTCAGAAGGGCCACACCGAGCTTTACCGTGGTGCAGAGTACATGGTGGACTTTCTGCCGAAAGTGAAAATTGAAATCGTGGTGAGCGACGATATTGTCGATACCTGTGTGGATACCATTATCCGTACGGCGCAAACGGGTAAAATCGGTGACGGTAAAATCTTCGTCTTTGACGTGGCGCGCGTCATCCGTATCCGTACCGGCGAAGAAGACGACGCCGCGATTTAA
- the glrR gene encoding two-component system response regulator GlrR produces MTSRKPAHLLLVDDDPGLLKLLGMRLVSEGYSVVTAESGLEGLKILAREKIDLVISDLRMDEMDGLQLFAEIQKQQPGMPVIILTAHGSIPDAVAATQQGVFSFLTKPVDKDALYKAIDSALEHAAPSSDEAWREPIVTRSPIMLRLLEQARMVAQSDVSVLINGQSGTGKEILAQAIHNASPRSKNAFIAINCGALPEQLLESELFGHARGAFTGAVSSREGLFQAAEGGTLFLDEIGDMPAPLQVKLLRVLQERKVRPLGSNRDIDINVRIISATHRDLPKVMARNEFREDLYYRLNVVNLKIPALAERAEDIPLLANHLLRQSADRHKPFVRAFSTDAMKRLMAASWPGNVRQLVNVIEQCVALTSSPVISDALVEQALEGENTALPTFAEARNQFELNYLRKLLQITKGNVTHAARMAGRNRTEFYKLLSRHELEANDFKE; encoded by the coding sequence ATGACGAGCCGTAAACCTGCCCATCTCTTACTGGTGGATGACGATCCCGGATTGCTGAAGCTGTTGGGAATGCGTCTGGTCAGTGAAGGCTACAGCGTCGTGACGGCTGAAAGCGGGCTGGAGGGGCTGAAAATTCTCGCCCGTGAAAAAATTGATCTGGTAATAAGCGACCTGCGGATGGATGAAATGGATGGACTGCAGCTGTTCGCGGAGATCCAGAAGCAGCAGCCGGGTATGCCGGTGATTATCCTCACGGCGCACGGCTCGATCCCGGATGCCGTGGCGGCGACACAGCAGGGGGTATTCAGCTTCCTGACCAAACCGGTGGACAAAGACGCGCTGTATAAGGCTATCGACAGTGCGCTGGAACATGCTGCCCCGTCGAGCGATGAGGCGTGGCGGGAGCCGATTGTCACGCGTAGCCCTATTATGCTGCGTCTGCTGGAACAGGCCCGGATGGTGGCGCAGTCGGACGTCAGCGTGCTGATTAACGGGCAGAGCGGCACCGGGAAAGAGATCCTGGCGCAGGCCATCCATAATGCCAGTCCTCGCAGCAAGAACGCCTTTATCGCCATTAACTGCGGCGCACTGCCGGAACAGCTGCTCGAATCTGAACTGTTCGGCCACGCCCGCGGTGCGTTCACCGGCGCAGTCAGCAGCCGGGAAGGGTTATTCCAGGCGGCGGAAGGCGGCACGCTTTTCCTGGATGAGATTGGCGACATGCCTGCGCCGCTGCAGGTCAAATTGCTGCGCGTGCTGCAGGAGCGAAAAGTGCGCCCGTTGGGCAGCAACCGCGATATCGACATTAACGTGCGTATCATTTCCGCCACGCACCGTGATTTACCGAAGGTGATGGCGCGCAATGAGTTTCGTGAAGATCTCTACTATCGTCTGAACGTCGTGAACCTGAAAATCCCGGCGCTGGCCGAGCGTGCGGAAGATATTCCTTTGCTGGCGAATCACCTGTTGCGCCAGTCTGCGGATCGCCACAAACCGTTTGTTCGGGCGTTTTCCACCGATGCGATGAAGCGGCTGATGGCCGCAAGCTGGCCGGGAAACGTGCGTCAGTTGGTCAACGTGATCGAGCAGTGCGTGGCGCTGACGTCGTCACCTGTCATCAGTGACGCGCTGGTGGAGCAGGCGCTGGAAGGCGAGAACACGGCACTGCCGACGTTTGCCGAAGCGCGTAACCAGTTCGAGCTAAACTATCTGCGTAAGCTGCTGCAGATCACCAAAGGCAACGTGACCCATGCAGCACGCATGGCCGGACGCAACCGCACCGAGTTCTATAAGCTGCTGTCACGGCATGAACTGGAAGCCAACGATTTTAAAGAGTAG
- the qseG gene encoding two-component system QseEF-associated lipoprotein QseG — MKLCLVSMSHVFFRAICAVFSRKTLRLSLPCLLLAGCVSHVPKSAISDKQADKWPESQLADFLSTRCDDIWNLSGHDVETNPLFWLRGIDCAQRLAPVEARSKAAMLDDDTWQDAFKRGILLGDAKITPVERRTNVTRLDTFVAYLPAQVRPVYQLWRNGQTLQLQLSEERTRYSKLQQSTDSELDTLRQQQEHLRTQLDTTTRKLENLTDIERQLSSRKYQPGSSSAVPDSDTPKQEDVKHDEP, encoded by the coding sequence ATGAAGCTATGTCTGGTGAGTATGTCACACGTTTTTTTCCGCGCCATATGCGCGGTGTTTTCCCGTAAAACGTTGCGCCTGAGCCTGCCCTGTTTATTGCTGGCGGGGTGTGTTTCCCATGTGCCGAAAAGCGCCATTAGCGATAAGCAGGCAGATAAATGGCCTGAGAGTCAGCTGGCAGATTTCCTCTCAACCCGCTGCGATGATATCTGGAACCTGTCGGGGCATGACGTCGAAACCAATCCTCTGTTCTGGCTACGCGGAATAGATTGCGCGCAGCGCCTGGCCCCGGTTGAAGCCCGCTCAAAAGCGGCGATGCTGGACGACGATACCTGGCAGGACGCCTTCAAGCGCGGGATATTGCTTGGGGATGCCAAAATTACCCCTGTCGAACGACGCACAAACGTCACGCGGCTCGACACCTTCGTGGCATATCTTCCCGCTCAGGTCCGCCCGGTATATCAGCTCTGGCGTAATGGGCAGACATTGCAACTTCAGCTGTCTGAAGAGCGTACCCGTTACAGCAAGCTGCAACAGTCAACCGACAGCGAGCTTGATACCCTGCGTCAACAGCAAGAACATTTGCGTACGCAACTGGATACCACGACGCGTAAGCTGGAGAACCTGACCGATATCGAAAGACAGCTTTCGTCGCGTAAATATCAGCCAGGGAGTTCATCCGCAGTACCGGACAGCGATACGCCGAAACAAGAGGATGTGAAGCATGACGAGCCGTAA
- a CDS encoding DoxX family protein, which yields MNSLRYFDFGQSRHLLLLIARIALVVLFIIFGYPKLTGFSGTVQYMTSLGTPMPMLAAIIAVVMEVPAAILIVLGFFTRPLAILFVFYTLGTAIIGHHYWDMTGDAVVPNMINFYKNVSIAGAFILLAIVGPGAISLDRR from the coding sequence ATGAACTCACTTCGCTATTTCGATTTCGGTCAGTCACGCCACCTGTTGTTGTTGATTGCCCGCATCGCACTTGTCGTGCTCTTTATTATCTTTGGCTATCCAAAACTGACGGGGTTTAGCGGCACCGTGCAATATATGACATCCCTTGGCACACCAATGCCCATGCTGGCGGCCATTATTGCGGTGGTGATGGAAGTCCCTGCCGCGATCCTGATCGTGCTGGGCTTTTTCACCCGCCCTCTCGCCATACTGTTTGTTTTCTACACGCTGGGCACGGCGATTATTGGTCACCATTACTGGGATATGACCGGTGACGCGGTTGTGCCAAATATGATTAATTTCTACAAGAACGTCAGTATTGCTGGTGCATTTATTCTGCTGGCGATTGTGGGACCGGGAGCAATATCCCTCGACCGACGTTAA
- the glyA gene encoding serine hydroxymethyltransferase produces MLKREMNIADYDAELWQAMEQEKVRQEEHIELIASENYTSPRVMQAQGSQLTNKYAEGYPGKRYYGGCEYVDIVEQLAIDRAKELFGADYANVQPHSGSQANFAVYTALLQPGDTVLGMNLAQGGHLTHGSPVNFSGKLYNIIPYGIDESGKIDYEDMAKQAKEHKPKMIIGGFSAYSGIVDWAKMREIADSIGAYLFVDMAHVAGLIAAGVYPNPVPHAHVVTTTTHKTLAGPRGGLILAKGGDEELYKKLNSAVFPSAQGGPLMHVIAAKAVALKEAMEPEFKVYQQQVAKNAKAMVEVFLNRGYKVVSGGTENHLFLLDLVDKNLTGKEADAALGRANITVNKNSVPNDPKSPFVTSGIRIGSPAVTRRGFKEAEVKELAGWMCDVLDNINDEAVIERVKGKVLDICARFPVYA; encoded by the coding sequence ATGTTAAAGCGTGAAATGAACATTGCCGATTATGATGCCGAACTGTGGCAGGCTATGGAGCAGGAAAAAGTACGTCAGGAAGAGCACATCGAACTGATCGCCTCCGAGAACTACACCAGCCCGCGCGTCATGCAGGCGCAGGGTTCTCAGCTGACCAACAAATATGCTGAAGGGTATCCGGGCAAGCGCTACTACGGCGGCTGTGAGTACGTGGATATCGTTGAGCAACTGGCGATTGACCGTGCGAAAGAACTCTTTGGTGCTGACTACGCTAACGTCCAGCCGCACTCCGGCTCTCAGGCAAACTTCGCGGTCTACACCGCGCTGCTGCAGCCGGGCGATACCGTTCTGGGTATGAACCTGGCGCAGGGCGGTCACCTGACTCACGGCTCCCCGGTAAACTTCTCTGGCAAACTGTACAACATCATTCCTTACGGTATTGATGAGTCAGGCAAAATTGACTACGAAGACATGGCTAAGCAGGCTAAAGAGCACAAGCCGAAGATGATCATCGGTGGTTTCTCTGCTTACTCCGGTATTGTTGACTGGGCAAAAATGCGTGAAATCGCAGACAGCATCGGTGCTTACCTGTTCGTGGATATGGCGCACGTTGCCGGTCTTATCGCTGCGGGCGTTTACCCGAACCCGGTTCCGCATGCGCACGTTGTGACCACCACTACCCACAAAACCCTGGCGGGTCCACGCGGTGGCCTGATCCTGGCGAAAGGCGGTGATGAAGAGCTGTACAAAAAACTGAACTCCGCTGTGTTCCCAAGCGCACAGGGCGGCCCGCTGATGCACGTTATCGCGGCAAAAGCCGTCGCGCTGAAAGAAGCGATGGAGCCAGAGTTCAAGGTGTACCAGCAGCAGGTTGCCAAAAACGCCAAAGCGATGGTGGAAGTGTTCCTGAACCGTGGTTACAAAGTGGTATCCGGCGGCACTGAAAACCACCTGTTCCTGCTGGATCTGGTTGATAAGAACCTGACCGGTAAAGAAGCTGACGCCGCCCTGGGCCGCGCCAACATCACCGTGAACAAAAACAGCGTACCAAACGATCCGAAGAGCCCGTTCGTGACCTCCGGTATCCGTATCGGTTCTCCGGCTGTCACTCGCCGCGGTTTCAAAGAAGCGGAAGTGAAAGAGCTGGCTGGCTGGATGTGTGACGTTCTGGACAACATCAATGACGAAGCGGTTATCGAGCGCGTTAAAGGTAAAGTTCTGGATATCTGCGCACGCTTCCCGGTATACGCATAA
- the hmpA gene encoding NO-inducible flavohemoprotein, with the protein MLDAQTIATVKATIPLLVETGPKLTAHFYDRMFAHNPELKEIFNMSNQRNGDQREALFNAIAAYASNIENLPALLPAVEKIAQKHTSFQIKPEQYNIVGGHLLATLDEMFSPGQEVLDAWGKAYGVLANVFINREAQIYSENASKNGGWEGTRAFRIVEKTPRSALITSFEFEPVDGQPVADYQPGQYLGVWLKPEGFPHQEIRQYSLTRKPNGKGYRIAVKREDGGQVSSWLHNEASVGDVVQLAAPAGDFFMAVEANTPVTLISAGVGQTPMLAMLDTLAKSSHSAQVNWFHAAENGDVHAFADEVKTLGATLPRFTAHTWYLLPTDADRTAARFDSEGLMDLRQHEGAFSAPEMQFYVCGPVAFMQYAAKQLVELGVNKDNIHYECFGPHKVL; encoded by the coding sequence ATGCTCGACGCTCAAACCATCGCTACCGTTAAAGCCACCATTCCCCTGCTGGTGGAGACCGGCCCTAAGCTCACCGCGCATTTCTACGACCGCATGTTCGCGCACAACCCGGAGTTGAAAGAGATTTTCAACATGAGTAACCAGCGTAACGGCGATCAGCGGGAAGCGCTTTTTAATGCCATCGCGGCCTACGCCAGCAACATTGAAAATCTGCCAGCCCTGCTGCCTGCGGTGGAGAAAATCGCGCAGAAGCATACCAGCTTCCAGATCAAACCCGAGCAGTACAACATTGTGGGCGGTCACCTGCTGGCGACGCTGGACGAGATGTTCAGCCCGGGCCAGGAGGTGCTGGACGCATGGGGCAAAGCTTACGGCGTGCTGGCAAACGTCTTTATCAACCGTGAAGCGCAGATCTACAGCGAAAACGCCAGCAAGAACGGTGGCTGGGAAGGGACCCGCGCCTTCCGCATTGTTGAGAAAACGCCGCGTAGCGCGCTGATTACCAGTTTTGAGTTCGAGCCGGTGGATGGTCAACCCGTTGCCGATTATCAGCCGGGGCAGTATCTCGGCGTCTGGCTGAAGCCTGAAGGTTTTCCGCATCAGGAGATCCGCCAGTACTCCCTCACCCGCAAGCCAAACGGTAAGGGCTATCGTATTGCGGTGAAACGCGAGGACGGCGGTCAGGTTTCCAGCTGGCTGCATAACGAAGCCAGCGTGGGCGACGTGGTTCAACTGGCCGCGCCGGCGGGCGATTTCTTTATGGCTGTTGAGGCCAATACGCCGGTCACGCTCATCTCCGCCGGTGTGGGTCAAACGCCAATGCTGGCGATGCTGGACACGCTGGCGAAATCCAGCCACAGCGCGCAGGTTAACTGGTTCCACGCTGCGGAAAACGGGGATGTGCATGCCTTTGCTGACGAAGTGAAAACCCTGGGTGCTACCCTGCCGCGTTTCACCGCACACACCTGGTATCTTCTGCCAACGGATGCCGATCGTACAGCGGCCCGCTTTGACAGCGAAGGGTTGATGGATTTACGCCAGCATGAAGGTGCGTTCAGCGCGCCGGAGATGCAGTTCTACGTCTGCGGTCCGGTGGCGTTTATGCAGTATGCCGCGAAGCAGCTGGTTGAACTGGGCGTCAATAAAGACAACATCCATTACGAATGTTTTGGACCGCATAAAGTGCTGTAA
- a CDS encoding nickel/cobalt transporter encodes MSVIASPARKPRRWLHLWPLALFLLLAVCGALWLWQAWPQVMMKSILWQREVNQQMSGLLKAVAENPTKAGGSLLAFSFIYGVLHALGPGHGKIVITTWLATHPSKLRSSIGLTLASSLLQGGVAIALVLIVLSLLQLPARQLHMSSFWLEKGSYALVGVLGLILCWRALKKLRVLLQKPKFKTFTPHHVHDENCGCGHQHLPTQEQLQNGDDWRARLMIVLSMGMRPCSGAIMVLLFSKVIGVFGWGMLSALAMAAGTSLTISSLALLVHSFRQLAVKLSGNKTPVLWRQVGWTTLALAGGVILLVAAVTMWMSAVPVGRGLRPF; translated from the coding sequence ATGTCAGTGATCGCGTCTCCCGCCCGAAAACCACGTCGCTGGCTTCATCTCTGGCCGCTGGCGCTCTTTTTATTGCTGGCCGTGTGCGGCGCGCTGTGGTTATGGCAGGCCTGGCCGCAGGTGATGATGAAAAGCATCCTCTGGCAGCGTGAAGTCAATCAACAGATGAGCGGGCTGCTGAAGGCGGTGGCGGAGAACCCGACAAAAGCGGGCGGTTCCCTGCTGGCGTTTAGCTTTATCTATGGTGTTCTGCACGCGCTGGGGCCGGGGCACGGCAAAATTGTCATCACCACCTGGCTTGCTACCCATCCGTCGAAGTTGAGATCGAGCATTGGCCTGACGCTGGCCTCCTCGCTGCTGCAGGGCGGCGTGGCGATTGCGCTCGTCTTGATAGTCCTTTCACTCTTACAGCTTCCTGCCCGTCAGCTACACATGAGCAGCTTCTGGCTTGAAAAAGGGAGCTATGCGCTGGTGGGCGTGCTGGGGCTGATCCTCTGCTGGCGGGCGCTCAAAAAGCTGCGCGTGCTGCTGCAAAAGCCGAAATTCAAGACCTTTACGCCGCACCACGTTCATGATGAAAACTGCGGATGCGGGCATCAGCATCTACCCACGCAGGAACAATTACAGAACGGCGACGACTGGCGCGCGCGGCTGATGATTGTTCTCTCGATGGGTATGCGCCCGTGCTCGGGGGCGATCATGGTGCTGCTGTTCAGTAAGGTAATCGGCGTGTTTGGCTGGGGAATGCTGTCCGCGCTGGCGATGGCGGCAGGAACGTCTCTCACCATTTCGTCTTTAGCGCTGCTGGTACACAGCTTCCGTCAGCTGGCGGTTAAACTCAGCGGCAATAAAACGCCGGTGCTGTGGCGACAGGTAGGGTGGACTACGCTCGCGCTGGCGGGCGGGGTGATTCTGCTGGTGGCGGCGGTGACGATGTGGATGAGCGCGGTGCCGGTGGGAAGGGGATTGCGGCCGTTTTAG
- a CDS encoding DUF1007 family protein, with amino-acid sequence MQTVKHSAMALFLAVITFTAGAHPHSFISLKTELVTDGTQLSGLKMRWTMDEITSADLLYDAGNAKPGDEIWKKLAAEVMANVLGQHYFTEFWHNGQKVKFMNRPTEYGMSREGHQAVLTFVLPLAHPQPLAGQTYTFSTFDPTYYVDMSYAKESDVTLPTTLQKSCKLAVHTPKPSEETLNFAVSLDKEDAPPEDMELGKQFAQQVTLQCQ; translated from the coding sequence ATGCAAACAGTTAAACACAGCGCGATGGCGTTATTTTTGGCGGTTATCACTTTCACCGCCGGCGCGCATCCTCACAGTTTTATCAGTCTCAAAACCGAGCTGGTGACTGACGGAACCCAGTTGAGCGGCCTGAAAATGCGCTGGACGATGGATGAAATCACCTCGGCCGATCTGCTGTATGACGCGGGAAATGCAAAGCCAGGCGATGAGATCTGGAAAAAGCTGGCGGCGGAGGTCATGGCCAACGTGCTGGGGCAGCACTACTTCACCGAGTTCTGGCATAACGGGCAAAAGGTGAAGTTTATGAATCGCCCGACGGAGTATGGCATGTCGCGTGAGGGCCATCAGGCGGTGCTGACGTTTGTTCTTCCGCTGGCGCATCCTCAGCCGCTGGCAGGGCAGACTTATACCTTTTCCACCTTCGACCCCACCTATTACGTCGATATGAGCTATGCGAAGGAGAGTGATGTGACGCTACCGACTACCCTGCAAAAATCCTGCAAACTCGCTGTTCATACGCCAAAACCCAGCGAAGAGACGCTCAACTTTGCCGTCTCTCTGGATAAAGAGGATGCACCACCCGAAGATATGGAACTGGGTAAACAGTTTGCACAGCAGGTGACGTTACAATGTCAGTGA
- a CDS encoding 3-phenylpropionate MFS transporter yields the protein MVLHSTRWLALSYFTYFFSYGIFLPFWSVWLKGIGLTPETIGVLLGAGLVARFLGSLLIAPRVSDPSLLIKAVRILALLTLVFVACFWVSHQFAWLMVVMVGFNLFFSPLVPLTDALANTWQKQITMDYGRVRLWGSIAFVIGSALVGKLVSLYDYRAILALLSIGIASMLLGMLLRPSVMPQGESRHQESAGWPAWRSLVAQSWRFLACVCLLQGAHAAYYGFSAIYWQGAGYSASAVGYLWSLGVVAEVIIFALSKKLFRRFGARDLLLLSAVCGVARWGIMGWTTELPWLIVAQILHCGTFTVCHLAAMRYIAAREGGDVIRLQAVYSAVAMGGSIAVMTVFAGFLYQHLGHGVFWVMALVALPAMFIRPKVTARA from the coding sequence ATGGTCTTGCATTCCACGCGCTGGCTGGCGCTCAGCTATTTCACCTATTTCTTTAGCTACGGTATTTTTCTGCCTTTCTGGAGCGTCTGGCTCAAGGGGATTGGCCTTACTCCGGAGACCATTGGTGTCCTGCTGGGAGCGGGGCTGGTGGCGCGTTTCCTCGGCAGCCTGCTGATTGCACCGCGCGTCAGCGATCCCTCCTTACTGATCAAGGCGGTGCGTATACTTGCCCTGTTAACGCTGGTCTTTGTGGCCTGCTTCTGGGTCAGCCATCAGTTTGCCTGGCTGATGGTGGTGATGGTTGGCTTTAACCTGTTCTTCTCTCCGCTGGTTCCCCTGACGGACGCCCTGGCAAACACCTGGCAAAAACAGATCACCATGGACTACGGCCGCGTGCGCCTGTGGGGCTCCATTGCGTTTGTGATTGGCTCTGCGCTGGTGGGTAAACTGGTCAGCCTTTATGATTACCGCGCAATCCTGGCTCTGCTGAGTATCGGGATCGCCTCCATGCTGCTGGGCATGCTGCTGCGACCATCGGTGATGCCGCAAGGCGAAAGCCGTCATCAGGAAAGCGCAGGCTGGCCCGCCTGGCGAAGCCTGGTGGCGCAAAGCTGGCGTTTTCTCGCCTGTGTCTGCCTGCTCCAGGGGGCGCACGCGGCCTATTATGGCTTTAGTGCCATCTACTGGCAGGGCGCGGGATATTCAGCTTCCGCCGTCGGCTATTTGTGGTCACTTGGCGTGGTAGCAGAGGTGATTATCTTTGCGCTCAGCAAGAAACTGTTCCGCCGCTTCGGCGCGCGGGATCTGCTGCTGCTCTCCGCCGTGTGTGGCGTGGCGCGGTGGGGCATTATGGGCTGGACGACCGAACTGCCCTGGCTGATTGTGGCGCAAATTCTGCACTGCGGCACCTTTACCGTGTGCCATCTGGCGGCCATGCGCTATATCGCTGCGCGTGAAGGCGGGGATGTGATCCGCTTGCAGGCGGTCTATTCCGCGGTGGCGATGGGCGGCAGCATTGCCGTAATGACGGTCTTTGCGGGCTTCCTGTACCAGCATCTGGGGCACGGCGTCTTCTGGGTAATGGCACTGGTCGCGCTGCCGGCGATGTTCATTCGCCCGAAAGTGACCGCGCGCGCCTGA